In Rhodothermus marinus DSM 4252, a single genomic region encodes these proteins:
- a CDS encoding NADP-dependent isocitrate dehydrogenase has translation MSQPQEKYRVTIAYGDGIGPEIMRATLAVLEAAGAPLEYDVIEIGEKVYRQGITSGIPDEAWEVLRRNRVFLKAPITTPQGGGYKSLNVTIRKALGLFANIRPTKSLHPYVETPYPDIDLVIVRENEEDLYAAIEHRQTTEVVQALKLVTRPGSEGIIRYAFEYARAYGRRKVTCMSKDNILKLTDGLFHKIFEEIAAEYPDIEAEHRIIDIGAALVAARPETLDVIVTLNLYGDILSDIAAQVAGSVGLGGSANVGTHAAMFEAIHGSAPDIAGKDIANPSGLLNAAVMMLVHLGLADIAARIENAWLRTIEDGIHTADIYRPGKSKKKVGTQAFAEAVIARLGQEPQHLKPVHFRKPGVSVEIRPTPRQPKQLVGVDVFIDWDEAGRDPNVLGRKLEALAGEAFRLRVITNRGVKVYPGGLPETFCTDHWRCRFVAAEEGGTVTPAQILELLRRIHEAGLEFIKTEHLYTFDGQRGFSLAQAE, from the coding sequence ATGAGCCAGCCACAGGAAAAATACCGGGTCACGATTGCCTACGGCGACGGGATCGGTCCGGAAATCATGCGGGCCACGCTGGCCGTGCTCGAAGCGGCCGGGGCTCCGCTGGAATACGACGTCATCGAAATCGGCGAAAAAGTCTATCGCCAGGGCATTACGTCCGGCATCCCGGACGAAGCCTGGGAGGTGCTGCGCCGCAACCGGGTCTTCCTTAAGGCGCCGATCACCACGCCGCAGGGTGGCGGCTACAAGAGCCTGAACGTAACGATCCGCAAGGCACTGGGGTTGTTCGCCAACATCCGCCCCACCAAGTCGCTGCATCCTTACGTCGAGACGCCCTACCCCGACATCGACCTGGTGATCGTCCGCGAAAACGAAGAAGATCTGTACGCGGCCATCGAGCACCGGCAAACCACCGAGGTGGTGCAGGCGCTCAAGCTGGTCACGCGCCCGGGCAGCGAGGGCATCATCCGCTACGCCTTCGAATATGCCCGCGCCTACGGCCGTCGGAAGGTCACCTGCATGTCGAAAGACAACATTCTGAAGCTGACCGACGGCCTGTTCCACAAAATCTTTGAGGAGATCGCCGCCGAGTACCCGGACATCGAAGCCGAGCATCGCATCATCGACATCGGCGCGGCGCTTGTGGCCGCCCGGCCGGAGACGCTCGACGTGATCGTCACGCTGAACCTGTACGGCGACATTCTGTCGGACATTGCCGCGCAGGTGGCCGGTTCGGTGGGACTGGGCGGTTCGGCCAACGTGGGCACGCACGCGGCCATGTTCGAGGCCATCCACGGCTCGGCGCCCGACATTGCCGGCAAGGACATCGCCAACCCGTCGGGCCTGCTCAACGCCGCCGTTATGATGCTCGTGCATCTGGGGCTGGCCGACATCGCCGCCCGGATCGAAAACGCCTGGCTGCGCACGATCGAGGACGGCATCCACACGGCCGACATCTACCGTCCGGGCAAAAGCAAAAAGAAAGTCGGTACGCAGGCGTTCGCCGAGGCCGTCATCGCCCGGCTGGGTCAGGAGCCCCAGCATCTGAAGCCGGTCCACTTCCGCAAACCGGGCGTCTCCGTCGAGATTCGTCCCACGCCGCGCCAGCCCAAGCAGCTCGTGGGCGTGGACGTGTTCATCGACTGGGACGAGGCCGGACGCGATCCGAACGTACTGGGGCGAAAGCTCGAAGCCCTGGCCGGCGAGGCCTTCCGCCTGCGCGTGATCACCAACCGGGGCGTAAAGGTCTATCCCGGCGGCCTGCCCGAGACGTTCTGCACGGACCACTGGCGCTGCCGCTTCGTGGCGGCCGAAGAAGGAGGTACGGTCACGCCTGCCCAGATTCTGGAACTGCTGCGCCGCATTCACGAAGCCGGCCTGGAGTTCATCAAGACCGAGCACCTGTACACGTTCGACGGGCAGCGCGGCTTTTCGCTGGCCCAGGCGGAGTGA
- a CDS encoding glycerophosphodiester phosphodiesterase, with protein METGFTETRARPDILGHRGARGLRPENTWPAFARAIELGVDALEMDVVIAGDGTVVVSHEPWFSATLCREPSGRPVRPFRRYNLYRMTYAEIARFDCGSRRHPRFPQQEPVPAPKPRLEDVLRWSEAYAAELGRPPVRYSIEIKSRPEWEGKYQPDPETFVRRVQAVVAACGVTARTTLMSFDVRVLQVARRLFPELALSLLVEHHDRRPLADQLARLGFVPEVYGPDYRLITAKLVAEVHARGMRLIPWTVNRVRDMQRLLRLGVDGLITDYPDRALALLREA; from the coding sequence ATGGAGACAGGCTTCACAGAAACGCGGGCGCGGCCGGACATTCTGGGGCACCGAGGAGCCAGAGGGTTGCGCCCGGAGAACACGTGGCCGGCTTTTGCCCGGGCCATTGAGCTGGGGGTGGATGCGCTGGAGATGGATGTGGTGATTGCGGGCGACGGCACGGTGGTCGTATCGCATGAGCCCTGGTTTTCCGCCACGCTGTGCCGGGAGCCGTCCGGGCGTCCCGTACGGCCCTTCCGGCGCTACAACCTGTACCGGATGACCTACGCGGAGATCGCCCGCTTCGACTGCGGCAGCCGACGGCATCCGCGCTTTCCGCAGCAGGAGCCGGTGCCCGCTCCCAAACCCCGGCTGGAAGATGTGCTGCGTTGGTCTGAGGCGTACGCGGCCGAACTGGGCCGCCCACCGGTGCGCTACAGCATCGAGATCAAGTCGCGGCCGGAGTGGGAGGGGAAGTATCAGCCCGATCCGGAGACGTTCGTGCGGCGGGTGCAGGCCGTCGTGGCAGCCTGTGGCGTGACGGCGCGAACCACCCTGATGTCGTTCGACGTGCGCGTGCTGCAGGTGGCCCGGCGACTGTTTCCGGAGCTGGCGCTGTCGCTGCTGGTGGAGCACCACGATCGCCGGCCGCTGGCAGACCAGCTGGCGCGGCTGGGGTTCGTGCCGGAGGTGTACGGCCCCGACTATCGCCTGATCACGGCAAAGCTGGTGGCCGAGGTCCACGCCCGCGGCATGCGCCTGATTCCCTGGACCGTCAACCGCGTGCGCGATATGCAGCGCCTTTTGCGTCTGGGCGTGGACGGCCTGATCACGGACTATCCGGACCGCGCCCTCGCTTTGCTGCGCGAAGCATAA